CAGGGCCCGCGCCGTGGAGGCGAGCGACCCGGCGGTCCGCACGGCCCCCGCACCTGCCGTCATGGCGTGCTGCACCGCGACCCGCTGGGAGGCGTCGAGCAGCGCGGCCGGCCCGGACGGAGCGACCGGGGCGGTCTGCGGCAGCTCCCCTGCGGCGATGCGGTCGGTGATGTCGTCGGCGATGCGGCTGGCGAAGACCAGGCCCTCGAGAAGCGAGTTCGAGGCCAGCCGGTTGGCTCCGTGCACCCCGCTGCAGGCCACCTCGCCGCACGCGTAGAGGCCGGACAGCGAGGCGCGGCCAACGAGGTCGGTGCGGATCCCGCCGGAGGCGTAGTGCTGGGCGGGCGCCACGGGCAGCAGGTCGGTGGCCGGGTCGAAGCCGAGCTCGCGGCAGCGTGCCACGATCGAGGGGAACCGCTGCTCGAGGAACTCGCGGCCGAGGTGCCGGGCGTCGAGGAAGACGTGGTCCTCCCCCGTCAGCTGCATGCGGTCGACGATGGCGCGGGCCACCACGTCGCGCGGTGCGAGGTCCGCCATCGGGTGGCGGCCCTCCATGAACCGCACGCCGTCGCGGTCGACGAGGAAGGCGCCCTCGCCGCGCACCGCCTCGGAGATGAGCGGTTGCTGGCCGGTGCTGCCCTCGCCGAGCCACAGCACCGTCGGGTGGAACTGCACGAACTCGAGGTCGGCCATGAGCGCGCCGGCCCGCAAAGCCGCCGCCATGCCGTCGCCGGTCGCGACGGAGGGGTTGGTGGTCGAGGAGTAGACCTGTCCGAGGCCACCGGTCGCCAGCACCACGGCCCGGGCGTGGGCCGCACCGACCCCGTCGATCTGGCCCTCGCCGATGACGTGCAGGGTGGTCCCGCACACACGGCCGTCGCCGTCCTTGAGCAGGTCGACCACCAGGGCGTGCTCGATGACCTCGATGCCGGGGTCCTCCCGCACGGCGTC
This Knoellia sp. p5-6-4 DNA region includes the following protein-coding sequences:
- a CDS encoding L-aspartate oxidase — translated: MADDASHVFGLPRERAQRHDLRLPVRLVAPEPGWTVSADAIVVGSGIAGLTCALRLRQRVERVLLVTKTVLSAGSTLWAQGGIAAALAPEDTPEEHLRDTLVAGVGICDVDAVTALVNEGPRRVRELVGIGAEFDLDAAGALKLTREGGHGRDRIAHAGGDATGREISRALIAALDAVREDPGIEVIEHALVVDLLKDGDGRVCGTTLHVIGEGQIDGVGAAHARAVVLATGGLGQVYSSTTNPSVATGDGMAAALRAGALMADLEFVQFHPTVLWLGEGSTGQQPLISEAVRGEGAFLVDRDGVRFMEGRHPMADLAPRDVVARAIVDRMQLTGEDHVFLDARHLGREFLEQRFPSIVARCRELGFDPATDLLPVAPAQHYASGGIRTDLVGRASLSGLYACGEVACSGVHGANRLASNSLLEGLVFASRIADDITDRIAAGELPQTAPVAPSGPAALLDASQRVAVQHAMTAGAGAVRTAGSLASTARALAELALSARAAVPGPEGWETTNLLHVGQLLTLLAALREETRGGHVRADLPDRDDEHWRGHSCAERQADGSVTTAFQPVPAQDLT